One genomic segment of Scylla paramamosain isolate STU-SP2022 chromosome 11, ASM3559412v1, whole genome shotgun sequence includes these proteins:
- the LOC135104978 gene encoding uncharacterized protein LOC135104978 isoform X2 has translation MWKTRVVFVTVFTCVFLTSHASQIKSTTSRRDIHEDNGDINQGQRKVRIDICAEPNRVTFRPSHLDLSKDQFRYKLDFLACDNDTKFSNWQDAKLNRLAMKILARTLHQYDFPNTRKDHWQNNSKKFYSHPCYRT, from the exons ATGTGGAAGACACGCGTGGTATTCGTCACTGTTTTCA CCTGCGTCTTCCTGACCAGCCATGCTTCTCAAATCAA GAGCACAACAAGTAGAAGAGACATCCATGAAGATAACGGAGATATTAACCAAG GACAGAGAAAAGTAAGGATCGATATCTGTGCTGAACCCAATCGTGTAACCTTCAGGCCGAGTCACCTTGATCTCAGTAAGGACCAGTTTAGATACAAG TTAGACTTCCTGGCGTGTGATAATGACACAAAATTCAGTAACTGGCAAGACGCAAAGTTAAACAGGCTAGCCATGAAAATTCTGGCACGCACCTTACACCAATACGACTTTCCAAATACGAGAAAAGACCACTGGCAAAATAATAGCAAGAAATTCTACAGTCACCCCTGCTACAG AACCTGA
- the LOC135104978 gene encoding uncharacterized protein LOC135104978 isoform X3, translated as MLLKSRQRKVRIDICAEPNRVTFRPSHLDLSKDQFRYKLDFLACDNDTKFSNWQDAKLNRLAMKILARTLHQYDFPNTRKDHWQNNSKKFYSHPCYRT; from the exons ATGCTTCTCAAATCAA GACAGAGAAAAGTAAGGATCGATATCTGTGCTGAACCCAATCGTGTAACCTTCAGGCCGAGTCACCTTGATCTCAGTAAGGACCAGTTTAGATACAAG TTAGACTTCCTGGCGTGTGATAATGACACAAAATTCAGTAACTGGCAAGACGCAAAGTTAAACAGGCTAGCCATGAAAATTCTGGCACGCACCTTACACCAATACGACTTTCCAAATACGAGAAAAGACCACTGGCAAAATAATAGCAAGAAATTCTACAGTCACCCCTGCTACAG AACCTGA
- the LOC135104978 gene encoding uncharacterized protein LOC135104978 isoform X1 gives MKVQFILKPSSKKVKNPLVKYGAVNSEGRATIALKDLLPFTNYTVTANPANDVGAATDPSLSKETSFIAISQCYWNPRTRAEIDAKTTLRFTWNGLRSNNDNPGYYTLIFLDGGDKSTVKNVTDTEIKVCQRSYPLTYKRKLLA, from the exons ATGAAAGTGCAATTCATTCTGAAGCCATCGAGTAAGAAAGTCAAGAATCCCCTCGTTAAATACGGTGCCGTCAATTCTGAGGGAAGAGCAACGATAGCATTAAAAGATCTGCTGCCCTTTACGAACTACACCGTAACCGCCAACCCTGCCAACGACGTGGGCGCCGCCACCGACCCCTCCCTCTCCAAAGAAACCTCCTTCATCGCAATTTCCCAAT GCTATTGGAATCCAAGGACTAGGGCAGAGATCGACGCAAAAACAACCCTGCGCTTCACTTGGAACGGACTTCGGAGTAACAATGACAACCCTGGTTACTACACACTCATATTCTTGGATGGAGGAGACAAGAGCACTGTAAAAAATGTCACCGATACTGAAATCAAAGTATGTCAAAGGTCTTACCCACTGACGTACAAACGCAAACTCCTCGCGTGA